The Triticum aestivum cultivar Chinese Spring chromosome 5A, IWGSC CS RefSeq v2.1, whole genome shotgun sequence genomic sequence ATTGCTGATTAGGATGATGAACCGAAGGGGAATCAGCGTGGCGCATCACCTTCCTGTGCGCGCGACTCGGTGTTGTCGACCACCCACTCGGCGGCCTCGCGGATTCGGCGCTCGGCGTCGCTCTCCGGCTGCCCGATCGGCGTGGAGGCGAGGAGCTCCATGAAACCGGACTGTTTGTCCCTCCCAGAGGCGGACGGGTCGTCGGCGGCGCCGATAGCGCGCCGCACCTCCGCGACGGACGGCTGGGGCGGAGCCGCCGTGGAGGGCTTCTGGGGACGCGACCCCGGCGCGCGCCGCCGGATACGGCGGACGGGGTCCCCGGAGGCGGAGGATGACACGACGGCCAGACGCGGGACGCAGGCGGCGACGAGGTGGCACGCCATGGGGTTTCGGAGTGTGTGACTGCCAGAGCGTGTGGGGCTCCTGCGAAGAGGAACTTCGCAGGCGGATAAAGCTTGTGTTGGTTTTATATTTAACACAGACACAAGGGATCATATATGCACAAGCATAATGTCCCACAGTATCGGATTTATTATGAAAAACATGTTGCAACGCAGTATCGtccttctacaaaatgaacataaaaaaataCGTTGCAATTTAGTCGTGTCCATATTTTCTTTGTGGGACGTAATGTCCCATCGATTTCATTTAAATACCTTTTTTAATGGCATTTAAGTATGATCCTTTCATTAATTATCATGAAGTCCTCATCCATTTTATTCAGGAATTAAATCTTTGCTtttctaatttagtagccccaacacatcaAGGCCTATAAATCCTTTCTTTTAATTATTCTACCTTTTTACCTCAAATTCTTCATGTAGAATTTATTAAGACCACAATCTTTCTAATAGTTATTCCACCGATTTACCcataatcctttctttaattagccacaTTCGTTTAAATATTATATTTAAGCCCACAATCCTTTCTTTATTAGTTCATTCGCTTAATTAGCTCTTCCTAAACATGAGCCTTGGACCTCACCCTTCCCCATCTACAGGAACGAAGGGCGATTTGTGCGAACCCCGGGCTCTCCACCTCGCCGTTGCCGAATCGGCGGCTCCCTCGCCCTCCGTCGGgcgctccggcggcgggaggacgGGGAGGCCCGATTTGCAGCGTGTACATAGTGTAGGAGTGCCTAGGGAGCCAGCCGGTGGCGTCGTGGAGGCGGCGGTGCGACTGGATCGGTTTTTTGCAGGTGTTGGTCTCCCCTTCGACGGCGAAGTTCCAGTGGAGCTCCGCGGTGGACCAGCTCCCTTCTTCGTGCTCGCTGCTCGGTGGAGAGGTCG encodes the following:
- the LOC123103463 gene encoding probable NAD(P)H dehydrogenase subunit CRR3, chloroplastic, with amino-acid sequence MACHLVAACVPRLAVVSSSASGDPVRRIRRRAPGSRPQKPSTAAPPQPSVAEVRRAIGAADDPSASGRDKQSGFMELLASTPIGQPESDAERRIREAAEWVVDNTESRAQEGQKSILVLCMKIFPLWLFLMLTALGVIKLPFDIPGLDMDNLLM